From Halapricum desulfuricans, a single genomic window includes:
- a CDS encoding DUF7344 domain-containing protein: MASKPEAVTASRDEQPVARVGTDDGAEGKDERDAPAGPDGATLSRDDAFEILSNRRRRFALHHLQHNGERAELGELSEHVAAWENDSNVQEISASERKRVYTSLQQFHLPKMDDKGVIEFDDREGVVELTPAAEQMDVYLEVVEGNDVPWSQYYLGLSAVNIGLLVAAMAGTYPLRLVPDGGWGLFVATTFFVSALVHTYYSRTEMRLGDSESPPEVED; the protein is encoded by the coding sequence ATGGCAAGCAAACCGGAGGCAGTTACAGCCTCACGAGACGAGCAACCCGTCGCACGTGTGGGGACGGACGACGGGGCAGAGGGAAAGGACGAACGCGACGCGCCCGCAGGGCCGGATGGGGCGACGCTCTCCAGGGACGACGCGTTCGAGATACTCAGCAACCGTCGGCGTCGGTTCGCGCTACATCACCTCCAGCACAACGGCGAGCGTGCGGAGCTGGGCGAACTCTCCGAGCACGTCGCCGCCTGGGAGAACGACAGTAACGTCCAGGAGATCTCCGCGAGCGAGCGCAAGCGCGTCTACACCTCTCTCCAGCAGTTTCACCTGCCGAAGATGGACGACAAGGGCGTCATCGAGTTCGACGATCGCGAGGGCGTGGTCGAACTCACGCCCGCCGCCGAACAGATGGACGTCTATCTCGAGGTCGTCGAAGGCAACGACGTCCCCTGGAGCCAGTACTATCTCGGGCTCTCAGCGGTAAATATCGGCCTGCTCGTCGCCGCCATGGCCGGGACCTACCCGCTCCGACTGGTTCCGGACGGCGGCTGGGGACTATTCGTCGCGACGACCTTTTTCGTCTCTGCGCTCGTCCATACGTACTACAGTCGTACCGAAATGCGACTCGGTGACTCCGAGAGCCCGCCCGAAGTGGAGGACTGA
- the carA gene encoding glutamine-hydrolyzing carbamoyl-phosphate synthase small subunit: MTDAYVALEGERIVEARARAPGTANGELVFTTAYTGYEESLTDPSYEEQILTFSYPLIGNYGVREERFESDRVQPNAVVARELTDDVAEWLDGEGVPAVDHLDTRDIVTEIRDEGAMKCGIAAGPDATEEDALEQLKQCKHMSEHRDIGAQVSVEEPVVYNEDGDGQRVALVDCGAKGSIIESLVERDAEVHVLPYDATEDDIEAVDPDLLFISNGPGDPENFEQAGEVVDTYVGDVPIAGICLGQQVVASALGGETEKMEFGHRGVNQPVRDLRTDQVVMTTQNHGYTVADPGDNLDVTQINVNDDTPEGLENEELGIITRQYHPEANPGPHDSLGFFDDVLDLAEESS, encoded by the coding sequence ATGACTGACGCCTACGTGGCGCTCGAAGGAGAACGTATCGTCGAGGCGCGCGCACGCGCTCCCGGAACAGCCAACGGGGAGCTGGTGTTCACGACCGCCTACACCGGATATGAGGAGAGTCTGACCGATCCCTCCTACGAGGAGCAGATCCTGACGTTCTCGTACCCGCTGATCGGCAACTACGGGGTCCGCGAGGAGCGCTTCGAGTCCGACCGGGTCCAGCCCAACGCCGTCGTCGCCCGCGAGTTGACCGACGACGTCGCCGAGTGGCTTGACGGTGAGGGCGTGCCCGCGGTCGATCATCTCGACACACGGGACATCGTAACCGAGATTCGCGATGAGGGAGCGATGAAATGCGGGATCGCAGCCGGCCCGGACGCGACCGAAGAAGACGCCCTCGAACAGCTCAAGCAGTGCAAGCACATGTCCGAGCACCGGGACATCGGCGCGCAGGTCAGCGTCGAGGAGCCGGTCGTCTACAACGAGGACGGCGACGGCCAGCGGGTCGCGCTCGTCGACTGCGGGGCCAAGGGGTCGATCATCGAGTCGCTGGTCGAGCGCGACGCCGAGGTGCACGTCCTGCCCTACGACGCGACCGAGGACGATATCGAGGCGGTCGATCCGGATCTGCTCTTCATCTCGAACGGACCCGGCGATCCCGAGAACTTCGAGCAGGCGGGCGAGGTCGTCGACACCTACGTCGGGGACGTACCGATCGCGGGGATCTGCCTGGGTCAGCAGGTCGTCGCCAGCGCGCTCGGCGGCGAGACCGAGAAGATGGAGTTCGGCCACCGCGGGGTCAACCAGCCCGTCCGTGACCTGCGGACCGACCAGGTCGTGATGACGACCCAGAACCACGGCTACACCGTGGCCGATCCCGGCGATAATCTCGACGTCACGCAGATCAACGTCAACGACGACACGCCCGAAGGCCTCGAAAACGAGGAGCTGGGGATCATCACCCGCCAGTACCATCCCGAAGCGAACCCCGGACCACACGACTCGCTCGGCTTTTTCGACGACGTGCTTGACCTCGCCGAAGAGTCGTCGTAA
- a CDS encoding Lrp/AsnC family transcriptional regulator: MDELDREILGILREDARTPYTEIADDVGTSEGTVRNRVEQLIEDGVIERFTVATRTGNIKAMIELRVDVNVDTTGVSERLAEWHEVDFVWQVGGEEDIVLIVDCADTASVNDLITRARELEEVVNTKTRLILDERVG, translated from the coding sequence ATGGACGAACTGGACCGGGAAATCCTCGGAATCCTCCGTGAGGACGCCCGGACACCGTACACGGAGATCGCCGACGACGTGGGAACCTCGGAGGGAACCGTCCGGAATCGGGTCGAGCAACTGATCGAGGACGGCGTGATCGAGCGCTTCACCGTCGCGACCCGGACGGGTAACATCAAGGCGATGATCGAGCTACGCGTGGACGTCAACGTCGACACCACGGGCGTCAGCGAACGCCTGGCGGAGTGGCACGAGGTGGACTTCGTCTGGCAGGTCGGCGGCGAAGAGGACATCGTGCTCATCGTCGACTGTGCCGATACCGCCAGCGTGAACGACCTCATCACACGGGCCAGAGAGTTAGAAGAGGTCGTAAACACGAAGACGAGGCTAATCCTCGACGAGCGCGTCGGGTGA
- a CDS encoding Rid family detoxifying hydrolase — protein sequence MRETVNTDDAPAAVGAYSQATETDDLVFTAGQIPLTPEGDLLDHADIDVQTEQALENVEAILEAAGSSMDDALKITVYLTDIEQFETMNDVYETFFEADPPARSAVEVASLPKGVDVEIEAVAAK from the coding sequence ATGCGAGAAACCGTCAACACCGACGACGCACCGGCCGCGGTCGGGGCCTACAGCCAGGCGACGGAAACGGACGACCTGGTGTTCACCGCGGGTCAGATCCCGCTCACGCCCGAGGGAGATCTGCTCGATCACGCCGATATCGACGTGCAGACCGAGCAAGCGCTGGAGAACGTCGAAGCCATCCTCGAAGCGGCGGGGTCGAGCATGGACGACGCCCTGAAGATCACAGTCTACCTGACCGACATCGAGCAGTTCGAGACGATGAACGACGTCTACGAGACGTTCTTCGAGGCGGATCCGCCGGCACGTAGCGCCGTCGAGGTCGCTTCCCTGCCGAAAGGCGTCGACGTAGAGATTGAGGCTGTCGCAGCGAAGTGA
- a CDS encoding KH domain-containing protein: MQHVKIPQDRIGVLIGEGGETMREIESRAEVRLDIDSESGAVKVESVGDPVTALKGPDIVKAIGRGFAPDDAMALLEDDLMLFDMIDIDEVARNKKDLKRIKGRLIGENGRTRELMEELSGASVSIYGSTFGMIGDPEQVEAAREAAEMIIEGAPHGSVYSFLERKHNEMKHKGMDYHQFTG; encoded by the coding sequence ATGCAACACGTGAAGATTCCGCAGGACCGGATCGGTGTGCTCATCGGTGAGGGGGGTGAGACGATGCGCGAGATCGAGTCCAGGGCGGAGGTCCGCCTGGACATCGACAGCGAGAGCGGCGCGGTCAAAGTCGAGTCCGTTGGCGACCCGGTGACGGCCCTGAAAGGGCCGGATATCGTGAAGGCGATCGGTCGCGGGTTCGCTCCCGACGACGCGATGGCGCTGCTCGAGGACGATCTCATGCTGTTCGATATGATCGATATCGACGAGGTCGCTCGCAACAAGAAAGACCTCAAGCGGATCAAGGGCCGGCTGATCGGCGAGAACGGCCGGACCCGGGAACTGATGGAGGAACTCTCCGGCGCGTCGGTGTCGATCTACGGATCGACCTTCGGCATGATCGGTGATCCCGAACAGGTCGAGGCCGCCCGTGAGGCCGCCGAGATGATCATCGAGGGGGCACCCCACGGATCGGTCTACTCGTTCCTCGAACGCAAGCACAACGAGATGAAACACAAGGGCATGGACTACCACCAGTTCACCGGGTGA
- a CDS encoding ATP-binding protein, with protein MREEDQDRAESPSEGVLLDQLAEVRERLLSFGRAIGGEPEEVTDLPFTEEASLSRMPEPLYVRHDTEMLNQVTAWLLQDQHIGLVSPYGTGKTAFREIVRRDLGKHDGYVLAYLDNPRETTPRKLYATLLNAAAEAGYVIDPEEYEQVRDGVPWVTEEAKAAVRDVVTEIRESGKTLLLLVDEIEVLPEGLLSTLQVAGDMGVRLFLMGTPEGKRRIAELRGTLGSRLRYYEGIDPFEPSDIAEYVGRSLAYFRGEEYDGSFPDLFTREAIRDIHERTEGNPREVRIECRELFIRAAFVWYRTGQDVERIQITPELRTRRFGMEY; from the coding sequence ATGCGCGAGGAGGACCAGGACCGCGCGGAATCGCCGTCGGAGGGGGTGTTGCTGGACCAGCTCGCGGAGGTCAGAGAGCGGCTGCTTTCCTTTGGCCGAGCGATCGGCGGCGAGCCCGAAGAAGTGACGGACCTGCCGTTTACCGAGGAGGCTAGTCTCTCGCGGATGCCCGAACCGCTGTACGTCCGCCACGACACCGAGATGCTCAATCAGGTCACTGCCTGGCTGTTGCAGGACCAGCATATCGGGCTGGTTAGCCCCTACGGGACGGGCAAGACAGCCTTCAGAGAAATCGTCCGCCGAGATCTGGGCAAGCACGACGGCTACGTGCTGGCGTATCTGGACAACCCACGGGAGACGACACCACGGAAACTGTACGCGACGCTGCTGAACGCGGCCGCCGAGGCCGGCTACGTGATCGATCCCGAGGAGTACGAACAGGTCCGGGACGGCGTCCCCTGGGTCACCGAGGAGGCCAAGGCCGCTGTGCGGGACGTCGTCACCGAGATCCGCGAGTCGGGCAAGACACTCCTCTTGTTGGTCGACGAAATCGAGGTCCTGCCCGAGGGGCTGCTCTCGACGTTGCAGGTCGCCGGCGACATGGGCGTGCGCCTGTTTTTGATGGGGACGCCGGAAGGCAAGCGTCGGATCGCGGAGCTACGTGGGACGCTGGGGTCGCGGCTGCGCTATTACGAGGGGATCGACCCCTTCGAGCCCTCGGACATCGCGGAGTACGTGGGCCGGTCGCTGGCGTATTTCCGCGGCGAGGAGTACGACGGGTCGTTCCCCGATCTCTTTACGCGGGAGGCGATCCGGGACATCCACGAGCGGACCGAGGGCAACCCGCGCGAGGTTCGCATCGAGTGTCGCGAGCTGTTCATACGTGCGGCCTTTGTCTGGTATCGGACCGGCCAGGACGTAGAGCGTATCCAGATCACGCCGGAACTCCGAACGCGTCGGTTCGGGATGGAATACTGA
- a CDS encoding MFS transporter, with amino-acid sequence MSSGQRRGTLAVILASATLTVMAGAIIGPVVRQIQLGVGVSESLAGLIITTHGVLIVIVSPIAGLLVDRVGPRRPYVFGLLLYGIGGGAGVFVDSFVPLLASRVVLGVGVAFVYTGVTVLLYTLYAGQRMERALGLRSSANSAGAAVWPLVGGALGTLTLQVPLLGTLTWQTPFAVYFVAIPLGLAAIVAIPETEHGGRSGSTGRTRFERLREFLAVFRDVPAIPAVYLLYFGANLLLYAIVVFYPQLLAEFGITSSGIVGIYLAVNGAAGGVSAVLYDRLLGLTDRHTLVLAAFALWVGGLGAATVAASPLAALVPVVCFGLGLGLVFPSSFAWIEALAPSDRQGSLSSYLASAGYLGQFAAPIVFGVVLSLSGIRGVFAGAALAALAAFAIFGFLLVRREQSGRPS; translated from the coding sequence ATGAGCTCCGGGCAGCGCCGTGGCACGCTCGCGGTGATCCTGGCCTCGGCGACGCTGACGGTGATGGCGGGCGCGATCATCGGCCCGGTCGTCCGACAGATCCAGCTCGGCGTGGGCGTCTCCGAGTCGCTCGCGGGACTCATCATCACGACCCACGGCGTGTTGATCGTCATCGTCAGTCCGATCGCGGGGCTGCTCGTCGACCGCGTGGGACCGCGCCGCCCCTACGTGTTCGGACTGTTGCTGTATGGCATCGGCGGCGGCGCGGGCGTGTTCGTCGATTCCTTTGTCCCCCTGCTTGCCTCACGAGTCGTTCTCGGTGTCGGCGTCGCGTTCGTCTACACGGGCGTGACGGTCCTGCTCTACACGCTGTATGCGGGCCAGCGGATGGAACGCGCGCTCGGCCTCCGGAGCAGTGCCAACAGCGCCGGCGCGGCGGTCTGGCCGCTGGTCGGCGGCGCGCTGGGAACGCTTACCCTACAGGTGCCGCTTTTGGGCACGCTCACCTGGCAGACTCCCTTCGCCGTCTATTTCGTCGCGATCCCGCTGGGGCTGGCCGCGATCGTGGCGATCCCTGAAACTGAGCACGGCGGTCGGTCGGGCTCGACCGGTCGTACTCGATTCGAACGGCTCCGGGAGTTTCTCGCCGTCTTTCGGGACGTGCCGGCCATTCCGGCGGTGTATCTGTTGTATTTCGGCGCGAACCTCCTGCTGTACGCGATCGTCGTCTTCTACCCGCAGCTGCTCGCGGAATTCGGGATCACCTCGTCGGGCATCGTCGGGATCTATCTGGCGGTCAACGGTGCGGCCGGCGGCGTCTCGGCCGTGCTGTACGACCGCCTCTTGGGGCTGACTGACCGACACACGCTCGTGCTCGCGGCGTTTGCACTGTGGGTCGGCGGTCTCGGGGCCGCGACCGTCGCCGCCTCGCCGCTGGCCGCGCTCGTCCCGGTCGTCTGCTTCGGACTCGGGCTCGGGCTGGTCTTTCCCTCGTCGTTCGCCTGGATCGAAGCGCTCGCGCCGTCGGATCGCCAGGGCTCTCTCAGCTCGTATCTCGCGTCGGCGGGGTATCTCGGCCAGTTCGCCGCGCCGATCGTCTTCGGTGTCGTTCTCAGCCTGAGTGGTATCCGCGGTGTGTTCGCGGGTGCGGCACTTGCGGCGCTTGCGGCGTTCGCTATCTTCGGTTTCCTGCTGGTCCGGCGCGAACAGTCCGGCCGCCCGTCCTGA
- a CDS encoding RNA-guided endonuclease InsQ/TnpB family protein: MECRRTAVIKLDTPEGADASLRETVEQFKHCANTASEWCWHGDDGYHVTSKAKAERALYDRLRDETDLTANLVQKGIRRAVEAVKSGVEHLKRGENTSQPHFSADSAVYDKRSATFHRDHVSLSTVDGRVECDYILPDDSETPPTKYVSDEDFEFRMAHLQYRDGDWYLHASMRNVEADEDPTEYEYKHRTVLGVDLGVNNLAVASTGRFWSADEFNHWRREYEKRRGSLQQCGSRYAHENIESVGQKEYGRFEIHLHTVANELIEEAVENDCSHIVFEDLTHIRENIPEATWHHIWGFRRLYEYVEYKAKEHGVEAVQVDPRNTSKRCSTCGFTHYDNRNGESFECQQSGYENHADYNASKNIGLQYLRRPQKSSISGVRTRRSASGQRRQNAGDGGAPVDVRLNRGTLNVSGEYVPPASIEA; encoded by the coding sequence GTGGAATGCCGTCGTACCGCCGTCATCAAACTCGACACTCCCGAAGGAGCAGACGCCTCCCTCCGAGAGACGGTCGAGCAGTTCAAACACTGCGCCAACACCGCGAGTGAGTGGTGCTGGCACGGCGACGACGGCTACCACGTCACCTCGAAAGCGAAAGCCGAACGCGCCCTCTACGACCGACTCCGCGACGAAACCGACCTTACCGCGAATCTCGTCCAGAAGGGGATTCGCAGGGCAGTCGAAGCCGTCAAAAGTGGAGTTGAACACCTCAAACGTGGCGAAAACACGTCGCAACCGCACTTCTCGGCGGACAGCGCGGTGTACGACAAGCGGAGCGCGACGTTCCACCGCGACCATGTTTCCCTCTCGACCGTAGACGGGCGCGTCGAGTGCGACTACATTCTCCCCGACGACTCGGAGACACCGCCGACGAAGTATGTCTCCGACGAGGACTTTGAGTTTCGGATGGCGCACTTGCAGTACCGCGACGGTGACTGGTATCTCCATGCGTCGATGCGGAACGTCGAAGCAGACGAGGACCCGACTGAATACGAATACAAGCACAGAACAGTCCTTGGTGTGGATTTGGGCGTCAACAACCTCGCCGTTGCTTCGACGGGGCGATTCTGGTCGGCAGACGAGTTCAACCATTGGCGACGAGAATACGAGAAACGCCGTGGCTCGCTTCAACAGTGTGGTTCTCGCTACGCCCACGAAAACATCGAGAGTGTTGGGCAGAAAGAGTATGGGCGGTTCGAGATACACCTGCACACGGTAGCGAACGAACTTATCGAGGAAGCCGTCGAGAACGACTGTTCGCACATCGTGTTTGAGGACTTGACCCACATTCGGGAGAACATCCCCGAGGCGACGTGGCACCACATCTGGGGGTTCCGACGCCTCTACGAGTACGTCGAATACAAAGCCAAAGAACACGGCGTCGAAGCCGTACAGGTTGACCCGCGCAACACCTCGAAGCGATGCTCGACGTGTGGGTTTACTCACTACGATAACCGTAACGGGGAGTCGTTCGAGTGTCAGCAGAGTGGGTATGAGAACCACGCTGATTACAACGCTTCCAAGAACATTGGTTTGCAGTATCTCCGTCGTCCCCAGAAATCTTCGATTTCTGGTGTGCGAACGAGACGCTCCGCGTCTGGTCAACGTCGGCAAAACGCAGGCGACGGAGGCGCACCAGTAGATGTGCGCCTGAATCGCGGGACGCTGAACGTGAGCGGGGAGTACGTACCCCCTGCCTCTATTGAGGCATAG
- a CDS encoding inorganic phosphate transporter, whose amino-acid sequence MVSAILLIAIAAAIFVGFNIGGSSTGVAWGPPVGADIINKTAAAALMTFFVFLGGWTVGRNVIDTLGGDLVPKTAFSAEASVVVLFFIGLGMLLANLYGVPVSTSMTAVGAIAGLGLATGQLDYAVVGSIMVWWLIAPVVGFWFGAVIGRYLYAYLDQRIALDQSDGPLLTLDRSGVIPRPALGPGTTPREVASTAIVLVIACYMAFSAGASNVANAVAPLVGGGLIGVEGGVGLGTVAIGLGAFTIARRTMESVGNDLTDLPLLAAMIVMVVAASITTIASSLGIPMSLALSTVMCIVGLGWGRATRPTSAADMIRGNLEADIAVDAVTAETPADVSSAGDEDPEYVQDATELFDRRAVVRFVAFWIIGPSVATALSYAAFVVLPLAA is encoded by the coding sequence ATGGTTTCTGCTATCCTCCTGATCGCTATTGCGGCCGCGATTTTTGTCGGGTTCAACATCGGAGGCTCATCGACAGGTGTTGCCTGGGGGCCACCGGTCGGCGCTGACATCATCAACAAGACCGCCGCCGCGGCACTGATGACGTTTTTCGTGTTCCTTGGGGGCTGGACTGTCGGTCGGAACGTGATCGATACGCTCGGCGGAGATCTCGTGCCCAAAACGGCGTTCTCGGCCGAGGCAAGCGTTGTCGTACTGTTCTTTATCGGCCTGGGAATGTTGTTAGCAAACCTCTACGGCGTCCCAGTTTCGACCTCAATGACGGCTGTCGGGGCAATCGCTGGACTGGGTCTGGCGACAGGCCAACTTGATTATGCAGTCGTCGGCTCGATTATGGTCTGGTGGCTCATCGCACCGGTCGTGGGCTTCTGGTTCGGTGCCGTCATCGGTCGGTATCTCTACGCGTATCTAGACCAGCGGATCGCACTCGACCAGTCAGACGGGCCGCTGCTCACGCTCGATCGGTCCGGGGTGATCCCCCGCCCGGCCCTGGGACCAGGAACGACACCGCGTGAGGTAGCCAGTACGGCCATCGTGCTGGTAATCGCCTGTTATATGGCGTTCAGTGCAGGGGCGAGCAACGTCGCAAACGCGGTCGCACCGCTCGTCGGTGGCGGACTGATCGGCGTCGAAGGCGGTGTTGGACTGGGTACAGTCGCGATCGGTCTCGGTGCGTTCACGATCGCCCGTCGGACGATGGAATCAGTCGGCAACGACCTCACTGATCTCCCCCTCCTGGCGGCGATGATCGTGATGGTCGTGGCCGCCAGTATCACGACGATCGCGTCGTCACTGGGGATCCCGATGAGCCTGGCTCTCTCGACGGTGATGTGTATCGTCGGACTCGGATGGGGGCGAGCGACCAGACCGACCTCGGCGGCTGATATGATCCGGGGCAACCTGGAGGCAGACATTGCCGTGGACGCGGTGACAGCCGAGACCCCAGCGGACGTATCGAGCGCCGGCGACGAAGACCCCGAATACGTACAGGACGCGACTGAGTTATTCGACCGCAGGGCCGTCGTCCGGTTCGTGGCCTTCTGGATTATCGGGCCATCGGTTGCGACTGCACTATCGTATGCGGCATTCGTCGTGCTACCGCTGGCAGCGTAA
- a CDS encoding universal stress protein: MVSQILVPMDDSEMATRALDHALTIHPDAEVTVLHVVGNPSPMMGKAMGLAMEDNLEQAAEEHASEIFEHAREIAQSHDTEIETDVAWGSPAKVIVKRAESFDAVVLGSHGGSIADRLFVGNVAQTVFRRSPVPVTVVR; encoded by the coding sequence ATGGTATCCCAGATACTCGTCCCGATGGATGACTCGGAGATGGCGACACGAGCGCTCGATCACGCCCTTACGATTCACCCCGACGCGGAGGTCACTGTGCTTCACGTCGTCGGGAATCCGTCGCCGATGATGGGCAAGGCGATGGGGCTGGCGATGGAGGACAACCTCGAACAGGCCGCAGAAGAGCACGCGTCGGAGATCTTCGAGCACGCCCGTGAGATCGCTCAGTCTCACGACACCGAGATCGAAACAGATGTCGCGTGGGGCAGTCCAGCGAAAGTCATCGTCAAGCGGGCCGAATCGTTCGACGCCGTCGTACTCGGGAGTCACGGGGGCTCGATTGCCGACCGGCTCTTCGTCGGAAACGTCGCCCAGACTGTCTTTCGTCGATCGCCCGTTCCCGTGACCGTCGTCCGGTAG
- a CDS encoding bifunctional N(6)-L-threonylcarbamoyladenine synthase/serine/threonine protein kinase, whose amino-acid sequence MDGSRPLRVLAIEGTAWAASAAVFETSDPTRPDDERVEIYTDAYEPDSGGIHPREAAEHMHETIPEVVANARETAREWADESGGVDADSHDGDARQPSDDDRRSREASPIDAVAFSRGPGLGPCLRIVGTAARATAQRFGVPLVGVNHMVAHLEIGRHRSGFDSPVCLNASGANAHILGYRNGRYRVLGETMDTGVGNAIDKFTRHLGWSHPGGPKVEQRARDGEFVDLPYVVKGMDFSFSGIMSAAKQAVDDGEAVEDVCFGLQEHIFAMLTEVSERALSLTGSGQLVLGGGVAQNDRLREMLREMCDQRGADFYAPEPRFLRDNAGMIAVLGAKMYEAGDTISIEDSAIDSNFRPDQVPVTWREADDWTADGDSVRLDDTAVQGAEATVTIEDGTVSKRRNPRAYRHDRLDSRLRRERTRLEARLTSQARRVGVPTPVVEDVDPDRGRLVFEHVGDRDLRANPTESRVRAVGRHLATIHDAGFVHGDPTTRNVRLSADRTYLIDFGLGYFTDDPEDYAMDLHVFDQSLTGTADDSDSLIAAAREAYRASSSDPGPVLDSLEAIEGRGRYQ is encoded by the coding sequence ATGGACGGTTCCCGACCGCTTCGCGTCCTCGCGATCGAAGGCACGGCCTGGGCGGCCTCAGCCGCGGTCTTCGAGACGAGCGACCCGACCCGCCCTGACGACGAGCGCGTCGAGATCTACACCGACGCCTACGAACCCGACAGCGGCGGCATCCACCCCCGTGAGGCCGCTGAACACATGCACGAAACGATCCCCGAAGTGGTCGCGAACGCCCGCGAGACGGCTCGCGAGTGGGCCGACGAGTCCGGTGGGGTAGACGCGGACTCACACGACGGAGACGCCCGACAACCCAGCGACGACGACCGACGATCGCGGGAGGCGTCGCCGATCGACGCCGTCGCGTTCTCGCGGGGCCCCGGACTCGGCCCCTGCCTGCGGATCGTCGGCACGGCCGCTCGCGCCACGGCCCAGCGCTTCGGCGTGCCACTGGTCGGCGTCAATCATATGGTCGCTCACTTGGAGATTGGTCGTCACCGCTCGGGGTTCGACTCGCCGGTCTGTCTGAACGCTTCCGGCGCGAACGCGCACATCCTGGGCTACCGCAACGGACGCTATCGCGTGCTCGGGGAGACGATGGACACCGGCGTCGGCAACGCGATCGACAAGTTCACCCGCCATCTCGGCTGGTCCCATCCCGGCGGTCCCAAAGTCGAGCAACGCGCGAGAGACGGCGAGTTCGTCGATCTCCCCTACGTCGTCAAGGGGATGGACTTCTCGTTTTCCGGGATCATGAGCGCCGCAAAGCAGGCCGTCGATGACGGCGAGGCCGTCGAGGACGTGTGCTTTGGCCTGCAGGAACATATCTTCGCGATGCTGACTGAAGTGAGCGAGCGGGCGCTGTCGCTGACCGGGAGCGGCCAGCTCGTCCTCGGCGGCGGCGTGGCCCAGAACGACCGGCTCCGGGAGATGCTGCGGGAGATGTGCGACCAGCGTGGCGCGGACTTCTATGCTCCTGAGCCGCGATTCTTGCGTGACAACGCCGGGATGATCGCGGTGCTCGGCGCGAAGATGTACGAGGCCGGCGACACGATCTCGATCGAGGACTCGGCTATCGACTCGAACTTCCGGCCCGATCAGGTGCCGGTCACCTGGCGCGAGGCGGACGACTGGACTGCCGACGGCGACAGCGTCCGCCTCGACGACACGGCCGTCCAGGGGGCGGAGGCGACCGTCACGATCGAGGACGGGACCGTCTCCAAGCGCCGGAATCCACGCGCCTATCGTCACGACCGGCTCGATTCGCGCCTGCGCCGCGAGCGAACCCGTCTGGAGGCCAGGCTCACCAGTCAGGCCCGCCGCGTCGGCGTCCCGACGCCGGTCGTCGAGGACGTCGATCCCGACCGTGGACGCCTCGTCTTCGAACACGTCGGTGACCGCGATCTCCGGGCGAATCCGACCGAGAGTCGCGTCAGAGCGGTCGGTCGCCATCTCGCGACGATCCACGACGCCGGGTTCGTCCACGGCGATCCAACCACCCGGAACGTCCGTCTCTCGGCCGATCGGACGTATCTCATCGACTTCGGGCTGGGCTATTTCACCGACGATCCCGAGGACTACGCGATGGATCTCCACGTCTTCGATCAGTCGCTGACCGGGACGGCCGACGACAGCGACTCGCTGATCGCGGCCGCTCGCGAGGCCTATCGTGCTAGCAGTTCGGATCCTGGCCCCGTGCTCGACAGCCTCGAGGCGATCGAGGGGCGCGGCCGGTATCAGTAG
- a CDS encoding DUF5808 domain-containing protein: MTDKPQSGEIFGVPYNFDRPSLKRLLSAYWQPGESMLVEKPFGVGYTLNLANWRSWIVLATAGVLLYQETGGDDDHEAASDEEPVEVIVD, from the coding sequence ATGACGGACAAGCCACAGTCCGGCGAGATATTCGGTGTGCCGTACAACTTCGACCGACCGAGTCTGAAACGGCTGCTGTCCGCCTACTGGCAGCCTGGCGAGAGTATGCTCGTCGAGAAACCGTTCGGCGTCGGCTACACGCTGAACCTCGCAAACTGGCGGTCCTGGATCGTGCTGGCGACCGCTGGCGTCCTGCTCTATCAGGAAACCGGCGGCGATGACGACCACGAGGCGGCGTCCGACGAGGAACCCGTCGAGGTCATCGTCGACTGA